A stretch of the Mycobacterium shigaense genome encodes the following:
- a CDS encoding L,D-transpeptidase, whose product MRPVLWCAVTAIGIAASAIAEPPGVQLTAASRSSDLAIASILPTPGEVVGVAHPVVVTFDAPVANRHAAERAIHLTSTPAITGKFDWLDNKVVQWVPDRYWPAHTTVALSVDGRSEEFKTGPKVVGVASLSEHTFRVSVDGVDDGPPPALPVPHHRPHFGEPGVLPASMGRPEYETPVGNYTVLSKDRTVLMDSSSVGIPVDDPNGYLLSVDYAVRITRRGLFVHSAPWAVNALGLQNVSHGCISLSPQDAEWYYNTVNVGDPVIVQE is encoded by the coding sequence ATGCGGCCGGTCTTGTGGTGTGCTGTTACGGCGATCGGGATTGCCGCGAGCGCGATTGCGGAGCCGCCCGGCGTGCAGCTGACCGCGGCCAGCCGGTCGTCCGACCTGGCCATCGCGTCGATCCTGCCGACGCCGGGCGAGGTCGTGGGCGTCGCACACCCGGTGGTGGTGACTTTCGATGCGCCCGTTGCCAACCGGCACGCCGCCGAGCGGGCGATTCACCTCACGTCGACGCCCGCGATAACCGGCAAGTTCGACTGGCTCGACAACAAGGTCGTGCAGTGGGTTCCCGACCGGTACTGGCCGGCGCACACCACGGTGGCACTCTCGGTGGACGGGCGGTCCGAGGAGTTCAAAACAGGCCCCAAGGTCGTCGGGGTCGCCAGCCTGTCGGAGCACACGTTTCGGGTGAGCGTGGACGGAGTCGACGATGGGCCGCCGCCGGCACTCCCCGTGCCGCATCATCGGCCGCATTTCGGCGAACCGGGCGTGTTGCCGGCCTCGATGGGTAGGCCCGAGTACGAAACACCGGTCGGCAATTACACCGTCTTGTCGAAAGACCGCACGGTGCTTATGGATTCGAGCAGCGTAGGCATTCCGGTCGACGATCCCAACGGTTATCTGCTGTCGGTGGACTACGCCGTTCGCATCACTCGTCGCGGCCTGTTCGTGCATTCGGCTCCCTGGGCGGTCAATGCGCTCGGGCTGCAGAACGTCAGCCACGGCTGCATCAGCCTGAGCCCGCAGGATGCCGAGTGGTACTACAACACCGTCAACGTCGGCGACCCGGTGATCGTTCAGGAATAA
- a CDS encoding adenylate/guanylate cyclase domain-containing protein, with product MSDRRVRYARNGSTRLAYREFGGGETTLVWNPGWFSNVEILDEPMSPIMGVIEQLAEATRLIVWDKRGTGLSDPATHVPPLDERMDDLRAVLDAAQVERPALFGMSEGGPMSLLFAATHPERVQSLVMYGVSARFSQELPDYPWGFTAEEKAAHLEDIESHWGEGALGELFFGDFADIPGFRDFYGRVQRVSASPTMAAWLWQALLEIDVRGILGSVRAPTLVLARPDDRVAPFEGAAAMVAAIPGAQLKTLPEGPHSILDDVVGSAVLDFVCGTVGAAIDERVVKTVLFTDIVSSTELLSARGDAQWRRQLDAHDKAVDWLLEKYGGRRAKHTGDGIFALFDGPTKAARCALELILALATRGIRIRAGLHTGECERRGEEWSGMAVHTGARIGALAAAGEVLTSRTVRDLSAGSGLTFESLGPQRLKGLPDEVDVCRLRG from the coding sequence ATGAGCGACCGGCGAGTTCGCTATGCACGCAACGGCTCGACCCGGCTCGCGTACCGCGAATTCGGCGGGGGCGAGACGACGCTCGTGTGGAACCCCGGCTGGTTCAGCAACGTCGAAATTCTCGATGAGCCGATGAGCCCGATCATGGGCGTCATCGAGCAGCTGGCCGAGGCCACCCGCCTCATCGTGTGGGACAAACGCGGCACCGGTCTGTCGGATCCGGCCACCCACGTGCCCCCACTCGACGAGCGGATGGACGACCTGCGCGCCGTCCTCGATGCGGCGCAGGTGGAGCGCCCGGCCCTTTTCGGTATGTCCGAGGGCGGCCCGATGAGCCTGTTGTTCGCGGCCACGCACCCCGAGCGCGTTCAGTCCCTGGTGATGTACGGCGTCTCGGCACGGTTTTCGCAGGAATTGCCGGATTACCCGTGGGGATTCACCGCCGAAGAGAAGGCCGCACATCTGGAAGACATCGAAAGTCATTGGGGCGAAGGCGCGCTCGGCGAATTGTTCTTCGGTGACTTTGCCGACATCCCGGGATTTCGTGACTTCTATGGCCGGGTGCAACGGGTGAGCGCAAGCCCGACGATGGCTGCCTGGCTGTGGCAGGCGCTCCTGGAGATCGACGTGCGCGGAATTCTTGGTTCCGTCCGCGCCCCTACGCTGGTGCTAGCCAGGCCGGATGACCGAGTGGCTCCTTTCGAGGGCGCGGCGGCAATGGTGGCTGCTATCCCCGGGGCCCAGCTCAAGACGCTGCCCGAGGGACCGCATTCCATATTGGACGATGTGGTGGGTTCAGCGGTTCTCGACTTCGTCTGCGGCACAGTCGGTGCCGCCATCGACGAACGAGTGGTCAAGACGGTGCTTTTCACCGACATTGTCAGCTCCACCGAACTGCTCAGTGCCCGTGGCGACGCCCAGTGGCGTCGCCAGCTCGACGCGCATGACAAGGCGGTTGACTGGTTGCTGGAGAAATACGGCGGCCGACGCGCGAAACACACCGGGGACGGAATCTTCGCGCTCTTCGACGGCCCCACCAAGGCCGCGCGCTGCGCGCTGGAACTGATCCTGGCCCTGGCCACCCGCGGCATCCGGATCCGCGCGGGCCTGCACACCGGCGAATGCGAACGGCGCGGCGAGGAGTGGAGCGGCATGGCGGTGCACACCGGTGCTCGCATCGGCGCACTGGCGGCCGCGGGCGAGGTCCTGACCAGCCGCACGGTTCGCGATCTGTCCGCCGGATCGGGCCTTACCTTCGAAAGCCTTGGACCGCAACGACTCAAGGGCCTGCCCGACGAGGTCGACGTCTGCCGCCTGCGCGGATAA
- a CDS encoding winged helix-turn-helix transcriptional regulator gives MSSPKAGVPVRGSSTGRPIMVVLDVLGRRGALRVLWELRDGPLTFRALQAACESNPGSINTRLRELRDLAIIEHKEAGYRLTKQGHQLGQVLNSLQAWAEQWAADSGHRQP, from the coding sequence ATGAGTTCTCCGAAGGCGGGTGTCCCTGTACGGGGCTCGTCGACCGGGCGACCGATCATGGTGGTCCTCGACGTCCTTGGACGGCGCGGAGCCCTGCGGGTGCTCTGGGAGCTGCGCGACGGCCCGTTGACCTTCCGCGCTCTGCAGGCGGCGTGTGAGAGTAACCCCGGCTCGATCAACACCCGCCTGCGGGAACTTCGCGACCTCGCCATTATCGAGCACAAAGAGGCTGGCTATCGCCTCACCAAACAGGGGCACCAGCTCGGGCAGGTTCTGAACTCGCTGCAAGCGTGGGCCGAGCAGTGGGCCGCCGATTCTGGACACCGCCAGCCCTGA
- a CDS encoding carboxymuconolactone decarboxylase family protein, with product MSSYRNHSARVEPAPPPLPADIRAAIDAVMRGSEPLVLFTTLARDRRLFGKLFSGGLLDRGHLTIRQREIVIDRVTAQCGAEYEWGVHVSAYAAKAGLDSEQIAALLRGGDAQWSEQDQVLIRLCDSLQATCTVDDELWESLGRYHSDEAIIELLMLAGYYRMVSYLVNGLRLPLEPGAARFADF from the coding sequence ATGAGTAGCTATAGGAATCATAGCGCCCGTGTCGAGCCCGCGCCGCCTCCGCTGCCGGCCGACATCCGCGCGGCCATCGATGCCGTCATGCGGGGGAGCGAACCGCTGGTTCTGTTCACCACACTGGCGCGCGATCGCCGCCTATTCGGCAAGTTGTTCAGCGGCGGTCTGCTCGACCGCGGTCACCTGACCATCCGGCAGCGCGAGATCGTCATCGACCGCGTGACGGCGCAATGCGGTGCCGAATACGAGTGGGGCGTTCATGTTTCGGCATACGCCGCCAAAGCTGGTCTCGATTCCGAGCAGATCGCGGCACTGCTGCGAGGCGGTGACGCTCAATGGAGCGAACAGGACCAGGTGCTCATCCGGCTCTGTGACAGCTTGCAAGCTACCTGCACCGTCGATGACGAATTGTGGGAGAGCCTCGGCAGATACCATTCGGACGAGGCGATCATCGAATTGCTCATGCTCGCCGGCTATTACCGGATGGTGAGCTATCTGGTGAACGGGCTTCGGCTACCGCTGGAGCCGGGGGCGGCGCGATTCGCCGATTTCTGA
- a CDS encoding mycofactocin-coupled SDR family oxidoreductase has product MGALTGRVALITGGARGQGRAHALALAGEGADVVVADAPGAMTDLTYPLGTEADLRETTKLVDELGGRCVPLALDVRDGAAVNAAVTQIVADMGSLDIVVANAGIVSTGLLEDVSDVVWRQLVDTNLTGAFHTLRAAIPVMRRQRFGRIVVTSSMGGRMGIPELAAYNATKWGVIGLAKSAALEVAKEGITINVVCPTTTQTPMVQPPGSDDVPDELVRRMTRANPIPQPWLQPEDVSRGVLYLVTDPGVITGSVLEIALGGSARIH; this is encoded by the coding sequence ATGGGCGCCCTGACTGGACGTGTGGCCTTGATTACCGGCGGAGCTCGGGGGCAGGGGCGCGCGCACGCGCTGGCGTTGGCGGGCGAAGGGGCCGACGTCGTCGTCGCCGATGCGCCCGGTGCAATGACGGACCTGACCTACCCGCTGGGCACCGAGGCCGACTTACGGGAAACGACCAAGCTGGTCGACGAGTTGGGCGGACGTTGTGTCCCGCTAGCTCTGGACGTGCGCGACGGGGCCGCGGTCAATGCCGCGGTCACGCAGATCGTCGCGGACATGGGCAGCCTGGACATCGTGGTGGCCAACGCCGGAATCGTCAGCACCGGTTTGCTCGAAGACGTCAGCGACGTGGTGTGGCGACAGCTGGTCGACACCAACCTGACCGGCGCCTTCCACACCCTGCGGGCGGCCATCCCGGTGATGAGACGCCAGCGGTTCGGCCGGATCGTCGTGACCTCCTCGATGGGCGGCCGCATGGGCATCCCTGAGCTGGCCGCCTACAACGCCACCAAGTGGGGTGTCATCGGCCTAGCGAAGTCGGCCGCCTTGGAGGTCGCCAAGGAGGGCATCACGATCAACGTCGTCTGCCCGACCACCACCCAGACACCGATGGTGCAGCCCCCCGGAAGTGACGACGTCCCCGACGAACTGGTGCGCCGGATGACGAGAGCCAACCCGATCCCTCAGCCGTGGCTGCAACCAGAGGACGTCAGTCGCGGGGTGCTGTATCTGGTCACCGACCCGGGCGTGATCACCGGAAGCGTCTTAGAGATCGCCCTTGGCGGCAGCGCGCGCATCCACTGA
- a CDS encoding ferritin-like domain-containing protein, producing the protein MTTRDKYTDVPEPFSMVVPSAGDARFTWEYDEGRARLLSLYQKGKDKQWDAQSRIDWSQDVDPMNPVGLPDEFHPLFNSPMWNDADESLRAQMRQHSQAWQFSQFLHGEQGAMVCAAKIVEVVPDMDAKFYAATQTMDEARHVEAFSRFLQEKVGVVYPINKHLTALLDDTLRDSRWDLPYLGMQVLIEGLALAAFGTLRDLATPDSLAKQLLSYVMQDEARHVAFGRISLKDYYSALTKAERDEREEFVVDACYLMRDRFRGEEVFETLGLDVKACAEWVDTSPIMVQFRAHLFSRVVPIVKDIGLWGDKVQKAFAEMGVLDMGGFDIDALMKADEDQAEALDQAHAEMAARAVEVDQVIAVGATVET; encoded by the coding sequence ATGACCACGAGGGACAAGTACACCGACGTGCCCGAGCCGTTCTCCATGGTTGTCCCGAGCGCCGGCGACGCGCGCTTCACCTGGGAGTACGACGAGGGCCGCGCCCGCCTGCTCTCCCTGTACCAGAAGGGAAAAGACAAACAGTGGGACGCGCAGTCGCGCATCGACTGGTCCCAGGACGTCGACCCGATGAACCCGGTAGGACTGCCCGACGAGTTCCACCCGCTGTTCAACAGCCCGATGTGGAACGACGCCGATGAATCGCTTCGCGCGCAAATGCGCCAGCACAGCCAGGCCTGGCAGTTCTCGCAGTTCCTGCATGGCGAGCAGGGGGCGATGGTGTGCGCGGCGAAGATCGTCGAGGTCGTCCCGGATATGGACGCGAAGTTCTATGCGGCCACCCAGACGATGGACGAGGCCCGGCACGTGGAAGCCTTCTCGCGGTTCCTGCAGGAGAAGGTCGGCGTGGTCTACCCGATCAACAAGCACCTGACCGCACTGCTGGACGACACCCTGCGCGACTCACGCTGGGACTTGCCTTACCTCGGCATGCAGGTGCTCATCGAGGGGCTCGCGCTTGCCGCCTTCGGAACACTGCGTGACTTGGCGACGCCGGACTCGCTGGCCAAGCAGTTGCTGTCCTACGTCATGCAGGACGAGGCCCGCCATGTCGCCTTCGGCCGAATCTCGCTGAAGGACTATTACTCCGCGCTGACCAAAGCCGAGCGGGACGAGCGCGAAGAGTTCGTCGTGGATGCCTGCTACCTGATGCGGGATCGGTTCCGCGGCGAGGAGGTGTTCGAGACCCTCGGCCTCGACGTCAAGGCCTGTGCCGAGTGGGTCGACACGTCGCCGATCATGGTCCAGTTCCGCGCGCACCTGTTCAGCCGCGTCGTGCCGATCGTCAAGGACATCGGCTTGTGGGGCGACAAGGTGCAGAAGGCCTTCGCGGAGATGGGCGTCCTCGACATGGGCGGCTTCGACATCGATGCGCTGATGAAGGCCGACGAGGACCAGGCCGAAGCGCTGGACCAGGCGCACGCCGAGATGGCCGCCCGGGCCGTCGAGGTGGACCAGGTGATCGCGGTTGGCGCGACCGTCGAAACATAG
- a CDS encoding adenylate/guanylate cyclase domain-containing protein produces the protein MFGDTGPVVVWTPGWVIDNVDTIDEPSSPYAKLVTAFSQFMRLVIWDKRGTGLSDPAAQILSLDERMDDLRAVVESVGADQPTILGSGEGGPISILFAATYPERVRSLGIYASAARFSQDLPGFPWGFTSQEVEAQIDDIDQHWGEGALAEVYHGATAEVPGVREMFGKRQRSIASPTTAKLWWQALMEIDVRAVLPAVRAPTLVLARPDDRFVPIEAAAALATAIPNSSFHALRAGAHNGFDILDELITQVTEFVGAEANGPADDRVLKTVLFTDIVSSTERLTAHGDAHWRHQLDSHDTLVSHLLASHDGVRAKHTGDGIFALFDAPTKAARCALDLVPALAARDILIRAGIHTGECERRDQEWSGIAVHTGARIAALAGARELLASRTVRDLSAGSDLLFESLGPQRLKGLPEEVDVYRVTTPTRGLAK, from the coding sequence ATGTTCGGCGACACAGGGCCGGTTGTCGTCTGGACACCGGGTTGGGTCATCGACAACGTCGACACCATCGACGAACCGAGCAGCCCCTACGCCAAGCTGGTAACCGCCTTCTCGCAATTCATGCGGTTGGTCATCTGGGACAAGCGTGGAACCGGGCTCTCAGATCCGGCTGCCCAGATCTTGTCGTTGGACGAAAGGATGGACGACCTCCGCGCGGTCGTCGAGTCGGTCGGAGCAGACCAGCCGACGATCCTCGGGTCGGGCGAAGGCGGGCCGATCAGCATCCTCTTCGCGGCAACCTATCCAGAGCGCGTCCGTTCACTGGGGATCTATGCGAGCGCGGCTCGCTTCTCCCAGGACCTTCCTGGTTTCCCGTGGGGCTTCACTTCGCAGGAGGTCGAAGCGCAGATCGACGATATCGACCAGCACTGGGGGGAGGGGGCACTTGCCGAGGTCTACCACGGAGCAACCGCCGAGGTGCCGGGGGTACGCGAGATGTTCGGCAAGCGCCAACGCTCGATCGCCAGCCCGACCACGGCAAAGCTGTGGTGGCAGGCATTGATGGAGATCGATGTCCGCGCGGTCCTTCCTGCGGTCCGGGCGCCAACGCTGGTTCTAGCACGCCCCGACGACCGCTTCGTACCTATCGAGGCGGCGGCCGCCCTGGCCACGGCGATCCCGAATTCGAGTTTCCACGCGCTGCGTGCAGGCGCACACAACGGATTCGACATTCTTGACGAATTGATAACGCAGGTAACCGAATTCGTTGGCGCCGAAGCGAACGGTCCAGCCGACGACCGGGTGCTCAAAACGGTGCTTTTCACCGACATCGTGAGCTCCACGGAGCGGCTGACAGCGCACGGCGACGCACACTGGCGCCATCAGCTCGACAGTCACGACACATTGGTCAGCCATCTGCTCGCAAGTCACGACGGGGTCCGCGCAAAACACACCGGGGACGGAATCTTCGCCCTGTTCGACGCACCGACGAAGGCCGCGCGCTGTGCACTGGACCTTGTTCCGGCCCTGGCCGCGCGCGACATACTCATCCGAGCGGGCATTCACACCGGTGAATGCGAACGGCGGGACCAAGAATGGAGCGGAATAGCCGTACACACCGGGGCGCGCATCGCCGCACTGGCGGGTGCCAGGGAACTGCTGGCCAGCAGAACGGTGCGTGACCTTTCCGCAGGATCAGACCTGCTCTTCGAAAGCCTTGGTCCACAACGGCTCAAGGGCTTGCCCGAAGAGGTCGATGTCTACCGGGTCACCACACCGACCAGAGGCTTAGCGAAGTAG
- the dcd gene encoding dCTP deaminase: MLLSDRDLRAEITAGRLGIDPFDDTLVQPSSIDVRLDCMFRVFNNTRYTHIDPAKQQDELTTLVEPAAGEPFVLHPGEFVLGSTLELITLPDDLAGRLEGKSSLGRLGLLTHSTAGFIDPGFSGHITLELSNVANLPITLWPGMKIGQLCILRLTSAAEHPYGSSRAGSKYQGQRGPTPSRSYQNFISST, translated from the coding sequence GTGCTGCTCTCCGATCGTGACCTCAGAGCCGAAATCACCGCCGGGCGGTTGGGCATCGACCCCTTCGACGACACCTTGGTGCAGCCGTCCAGCATTGACGTTCGCCTCGACTGCATGTTCCGGGTGTTCAACAACACCCGCTACACCCACATCGACCCGGCCAAGCAGCAGGACGAGCTGACCACCCTCGTCGAGCCCGCGGCCGGCGAGCCCTTCGTCCTGCACCCGGGCGAGTTCGTGCTCGGCTCGACGCTGGAGCTCATCACCCTGCCCGACGACCTCGCCGGCCGCCTGGAAGGCAAGTCCTCGTTGGGCCGGCTGGGTCTGCTGACGCACTCGACGGCCGGCTTCATCGACCCCGGTTTCAGCGGTCACATCACGCTCGAGCTCTCCAACGTCGCCAACCTGCCGATCACGCTGTGGCCCGGCATGAAGATCGGGCAGCTGTGCATCCTGCGCCTGACCAGTGCGGCCGAACATCCCTACGGCAGTTCGCGCGCCGGTTCGAAGTACCAGGGCCAGCGCGGCCCGACGCCGTCGCGGTCCTATCAGAATTTCATAAGTTCTACATAA
- a CDS encoding DUF7159 family protein: MSMAPASVQMVLVEGENADGALIEEDEFAVTAAADSDPTALPDQVISAILGTREGAAEAGFDVASIGVTWTDQVQAAVLRDALSAHRLDNVMLVSSFLAATALGQFVGGAMGYERTAVLFVEPETATLAVVETSDGSIVDLYKERIEAESYDEAIAQLTGMVYWLEEQAWAPGGVFVLGSGVDVAPIIPALASASSLQVNAAEEPATALALGAALASANAPLFASSTAALAYAQDPGTGSVSPYVMPEYFVNPFAKHDDSADELAYSLVLDEDADAPTVVIDTSDGFGSDESQRRRPVLLVGSGLAVVAISAVVALEIALAIGIRTTVALQPSPSQSLIVPTQQAPAPPRIEASAPAQKINLPAPVAAPKPPVLAALPAAPAPAAPPLPAAPPVPVAAPPIVPIPVPVRLPVPGPVLRPPVIEAPPVLRPPVIEAPPVLSPLQHVVTEPPHQLPPMQGLPPNPSQGEGHTLPPGAEPGGPNGVGLGHFPGSSPGGLGGGPGSPPSLGSGHGGGPLGGGPFGGGLGGEPGTPPPLGGGHGGPVGGGLLGGGPLGGEPGSPPPLGGGHGGPFGGGGPRGGGPFGGGGAPSGPFGGGGGLGGFGGGHAGGGLGGLGGGHLPFGGGHGSGGFGHR, translated from the coding sequence GTGTCGATGGCACCGGCCTCGGTCCAGATGGTTCTGGTCGAAGGCGAAAACGCCGATGGCGCTTTGATAGAAGAGGACGAGTTCGCAGTCACCGCCGCCGCAGACTCCGACCCGACGGCGCTGCCGGATCAGGTCATCTCCGCCATCCTGGGTACTCGCGAGGGCGCGGCCGAGGCGGGGTTCGACGTGGCTTCTATCGGGGTGACGTGGACCGACCAGGTCCAGGCTGCCGTCTTGCGCGACGCCCTGTCTGCCCACCGGCTCGACAACGTGATGCTGGTCTCGTCGTTCCTGGCTGCCACCGCATTAGGCCAATTCGTCGGTGGCGCAATGGGTTATGAGCGCACCGCGGTGCTCTTCGTGGAACCGGAGACCGCGACTCTGGCGGTGGTCGAGACCTCCGACGGCTCCATAGTCGACCTTTACAAGGAACGCATCGAAGCGGAGTCCTACGACGAAGCCATCGCACAGCTCACCGGGATGGTCTACTGGCTGGAGGAGCAGGCTTGGGCTCCCGGGGGCGTATTCGTCCTCGGCTCGGGTGTCGATGTCGCCCCGATCATTCCGGCACTGGCGTCGGCGAGTTCGCTTCAAGTGAATGCCGCCGAAGAGCCGGCGACGGCGCTGGCGCTCGGTGCCGCCCTGGCTTCAGCCAACGCGCCGTTGTTTGCCTCGTCGACGGCGGCGCTGGCCTACGCGCAAGACCCCGGCACCGGCTCGGTCAGCCCCTATGTCATGCCCGAATATTTCGTCAATCCCTTTGCAAAACACGATGATTCGGCTGATGAGCTGGCCTACAGCCTGGTGTTGGATGAGGACGCCGACGCCCCGACCGTTGTCATCGACACCTCCGACGGGTTCGGTTCGGACGAGAGTCAACGGCGCCGGCCCGTCCTGCTGGTCGGCAGCGGGCTCGCGGTGGTCGCCATCAGCGCGGTGGTGGCGCTCGAGATTGCGCTGGCGATCGGCATCCGCACGACGGTCGCGTTGCAGCCCAGCCCGAGCCAAAGTCTCATCGTCCCAACCCAACAGGCCCCGGCGCCTCCTCGAATCGAGGCGTCGGCCCCGGCGCAGAAGATCAATCTGCCAGCCCCGGTGGCGGCACCGAAGCCGCCGGTCCTCGCAGCGTTGCCCGCGGCCCCGGCTCCCGCAGCGCCTCCGTTGCCCGCGGCTCCACCGGTGCCGGTCGCGGCCCCGCCGATCGTGCCGATTCCGGTGCCCGTTCGTTTGCCGGTTCCGGGTCCGGTGCTGCGACCGCCGGTGATCGAGGCCCCGCCGGTGCTGCGACCGCCGGTGATCGAGGCCCCGCCGGTGCTCTCGCCGCTGCAACACGTCGTGACCGAGCCTCCGCACCAGCTTCCCCCGATGCAGGGCCTGCCGCCCAACCCCAGCCAGGGTGAGGGCCACACGCTGCCTCCCGGCGCGGAGCCAGGCGGTCCCAATGGCGTTGGGCTAGGCCATTTTCCGGGTAGCAGCCCCGGTGGTCTCGGCGGTGGGCCGGGCAGCCCGCCGTCACTCGGGAGTGGTCACGGCGGCGGGCCCCTCGGTGGCGGGCCGTTCGGCGGTGGTCTCGGCGGTGAGCCGGGCACTCCGCCCCCGCTCGGCGGTGGTCATGGCGGACCCGTCGGCGGCGGACTACTCGGTGGCGGCCCGCTCGGTGGTGAGCCGGGCAGTCCGCCCCCGCTCGGCGGTGGCCACGGCGGTCCGTTTGGCGGCGGCGGTCCGCGCGGCGGCGGCCCCTTCGGCGGCGGCGGCGCGCCCAGCGGTCCGTTCGGCGGCGGCGGCGGGTTGGGCGGCTTCGGTGGCGGTCACGCCGGCGGCGGCCTCGGCGGCCTCGGCGGCGGGCATCTGCCCTTCGGCGGTGGCCACGGCTCTGGTGGCTTCGGGCATCGCTAG
- a CDS encoding DUF7159 family protein produces MDTVLGVSMAPTAVRMVLVEGENGDGATVDEDNFDVASDDDAATLSAADQVVSAILGTQEGAAQGGYQLTSTGVTWTDPIEAAALRDALAAHKVENVMLVSAFLAAAALAQTVGSQTNYAQTALLFIEPDTATLAVVDTSDGSIADVHRQALPEDDEAAVAQLTLMISEAEKLQTRPDAVFVVGSGIDVPLIKPALEAATTLPVTVPGEPETALARGAALASANAPLFVSSTAARAYAQDPGTGAIDPFAVAPGYFDTPQAGDAALAYSAVGDDFADPYTGAQTAATELVNTDRRERKSFGLVGSALAGIFIVGVAALVVSLAIAIRPTAGVRPVPGQNVVAPAQGVPAPAAPAPAAAPAPAPAAAPAPAPVPVPAAPAPVAAPVPVPDAPAPLPAAPAPAPPPVAAPIPVPIPLPIPPIIGAPGAPFGPGGGGPGGPGRGGFPGGGHPGGGAGPIGGGGGPFGGGHGGFGGPFGGGGHGGFGHR; encoded by the coding sequence TTGGACACCGTACTTGGTGTTTCGATGGCACCGACAGCGGTCAGGATGGTGCTGGTCGAAGGCGAGAATGGTGACGGCGCCACCGTCGACGAAGACAACTTCGACGTTGCCTCCGACGACGATGCGGCAACGCTATCTGCCGCCGACCAGGTGGTCTCCGCAATTCTGGGCACCCAGGAGGGTGCGGCCCAGGGCGGCTATCAGCTGACCTCGACCGGAGTCACATGGACGGACCCCATCGAAGCCGCCGCGCTGCGCGATGCGCTGGCCGCGCACAAGGTCGAGAACGTGATGCTGGTCTCGGCCTTCCTGGCCGCGGCCGCGTTGGCCCAGACCGTCGGCAGCCAGACGAACTACGCGCAGACGGCGCTGTTGTTCATCGAGCCCGACACCGCCACGCTCGCGGTGGTCGACACCTCCGACGGTTCCATCGCCGACGTTCATCGTCAGGCCCTGCCGGAGGACGACGAGGCGGCGGTGGCGCAGCTGACCTTGATGATCTCCGAAGCCGAGAAGTTACAGACGCGCCCCGACGCCGTCTTCGTTGTCGGCTCCGGCATCGATGTCCCGCTGATCAAGCCGGCCCTCGAGGCGGCGACAACGCTGCCGGTTACGGTGCCCGGGGAGCCGGAAACCGCGCTCGCCCGCGGAGCGGCCCTGGCCTCGGCAAATGCGCCGCTGTTCGTGTCGTCGACGGCGGCGCGCGCCTACGCCCAGGACCCGGGCACCGGAGCGATCGACCCGTTCGCCGTCGCCCCGGGCTACTTCGACACCCCGCAGGCGGGTGACGCCGCCCTCGCTTACAGCGCGGTCGGCGACGACTTCGCCGACCCGTACACGGGTGCGCAGACTGCCGCGACCGAGCTGGTCAACACCGACCGCCGGGAGCGCAAGTCGTTCGGCCTGGTCGGAAGCGCCCTGGCCGGGATCTTCATCGTGGGGGTGGCCGCGCTCGTCGTCTCGCTGGCGATCGCGATCCGGCCAACGGCCGGGGTCCGTCCCGTCCCGGGCCAGAACGTCGTCGCACCCGCGCAAGGGGTCCCCGCGCCCGCGGCTCCCGCGCCCGCTGCCGCACCCGCCCCGGCGCCGGCTGCTGCGCCGGCTCCTGCGCCCGTGCCCGTTCCCGCGGCGCCGGCACCCGTCGCGGCGCCCGTGCCTGTTCCCGACGCGCCTGCCCCGCTTCCCGCGGCGCCCGCTCCGGCCCCGCCCCCGGTGGCGGCGCCGATTCCGGTGCCGATCCCGCTGCCCATCCCGCCGATCATCGGCGCGCCCGGGGCCCCCTTCGGGCCCGGTGGTGGCGGTCCGGGTGGCCCCGGCCGCGGTGGCTTCCCCGGCGGCGGACACCCCGGCGGCGGTGCGGGACCGATCGGTGGGGGTGGCGGACCGTTCGGCGGCGGCCACGGCGGCTTCGGCGGGCCCTTCGGGGGCGGCGGTCACGGAGGGTTTGGCCACCGCTAA